The Candidatus Binataceae bacterium genome has a window encoding:
- a CDS encoding COX15/CtaA family protein has product MIEERTSGGATPALHRFAMLAVGATFCLIFVGGLVTSTGSALAVPDWPLAFGKLIPAWQGGIRFEFAHRVVAGFVIFLTLGLMVWVLRVERRRWVRNTTLAAFGLIVVQAVLGGITVLFELPLAIAVTHAATAQAFFCVMVAIAIFTNPRWEQTAPADESPARPQLAALAAVTTATIYAQILVGALMRHLGAGLAIPDFPLAFGQLVPPYWNEFIVVNFAHRIGALAVSAMIIWTVARVLRSWREFRELRRPALALILLLVLQASLGALTIWSQRAVLPTTSHVAIGAALLATSLTLTIRAYHLFGWARRSELSGASNMRIVTQRVSA; this is encoded by the coding sequence ATGATTGAAGAGCGGACTTCCGGAGGCGCGACACCCGCCCTGCATCGGTTCGCGATGCTCGCGGTAGGCGCCACCTTCTGCCTCATCTTTGTGGGTGGCCTGGTCACGTCAACCGGCTCCGCGCTTGCGGTGCCCGATTGGCCGCTCGCGTTCGGCAAGCTCATCCCGGCCTGGCAGGGCGGAATCCGTTTCGAATTCGCTCATCGAGTGGTGGCGGGCTTCGTCATATTCCTCACGCTCGGGCTGATGGTCTGGGTGCTACGGGTCGAACGCCGCCGATGGGTCCGCAACACGACGCTGGCCGCTTTCGGCTTGATAGTCGTGCAGGCCGTGCTGGGCGGCATCACTGTGCTCTTTGAATTGCCGCTCGCAATTGCGGTGACGCACGCGGCCACCGCGCAGGCGTTTTTCTGCGTGATGGTCGCGATTGCGATCTTCACCAATCCGCGCTGGGAGCAAACCGCCCCTGCGGACGAATCCCCTGCACGCCCGCAGCTCGCTGCCCTGGCCGCAGTTACCACTGCCACTATCTATGCGCAGATTCTGGTCGGCGCCCTGATGCGGCACCTGGGCGCGGGGCTGGCCATCCCTGATTTCCCACTTGCGTTCGGGCAACTGGTGCCGCCGTATTGGAACGAATTCATCGTGGTCAATTTCGCGCATCGCATCGGCGCGCTGGCGGTATCCGCGATGATCATCTGGACGGTCGCGCGCGTGTTGCGCTCGTGGCGCGAGTTTCGGGAACTGCGGCGCCCGGCGCTCGCGCTCATCCTACTGCTAGTGCTGCAGGCGTCGCTCGGCGCGCTTACCATCTGGAGTCAACGTGCGGTGCTCCCGACCACTAGTCACGTGGCGATTGGTGCCGCTCTACTGGCGACCAGCCTGACCCTGACCATACGCGCCTATCATCTCTTCGGATGGGCGCGGCGCAGCGAGTTGTCGGGTGCCTCGAATATGCGCATCGTCACCCAGCGGGTGTCCGCATGA
- the cyoE gene encoding heme o synthase, with amino-acid sequence MTARTAAVGSPSISSRGRLFAYFELTKPRVVAMVLVTTLAGYYLAAPGGLDLSLVFNLLVGTALAAAGTLALNQYSERATDAMMLRTQHRPLPDGRLRPGEALVFGLITTGAGLSYLALSTNWACTGITASIALIYLLAYTPLKRVTWACDIVGAIPGALPPVAGWVAARGTVSAQPLVMFAMMFLWQLPHTFAVARLYHEDYRRAAIKLLPEDGRWGNPSDIVVIAASCALIAVGIAPTLMGSAGLLYLAVAALLGLVLLACGIAMVRAPKQPQRARRLLFASLIYLPVVLLIMVVDRI; translated from the coding sequence ATGACGGCTAGGACCGCAGCCGTAGGTTCACCTTCGATCTCGTCGCGCGGGCGGCTTTTCGCCTACTTCGAGCTGACCAAACCTCGTGTAGTCGCGATGGTCCTGGTCACCACCCTGGCTGGCTACTATCTGGCCGCACCCGGCGGCCTCGACCTGAGCCTGGTATTTAATCTGCTCGTGGGGACCGCGCTCGCTGCCGCCGGAACGCTGGCGCTAAACCAGTACTCCGAGCGCGCCACCGACGCGATGATGCTGCGTACCCAACATCGCCCGCTGCCCGACGGGCGATTGCGCCCCGGTGAAGCGCTGGTCTTCGGCCTGATCACGACCGGGGCAGGCCTGAGCTATCTTGCGCTCTCGACCAATTGGGCCTGCACCGGGATCACTGCCTCCATCGCCTTGATTTATTTGCTCGCATACACACCTCTCAAACGCGTGACGTGGGCGTGTGATATCGTCGGCGCCATTCCCGGAGCCCTGCCTCCAGTCGCCGGCTGGGTTGCCGCGCGCGGGACTGTCAGCGCGCAGCCGCTGGTGATGTTTGCCATGATGTTTCTATGGCAGCTGCCGCACACTTTCGCAGTGGCGAGGCTCTACCACGAAGACTACCGTCGCGCCGCCATCAAGCTGCTGCCCGAAGACGGCCGGTGGGGAAACCCGTCCGATATCGTAGTCATCGCCGCGAGCTGCGCGTTGATCGCCGTGGGAATCGCCCCGACGCTGATGGGCAGTGCCGGACTACTCTATCTGGCGGTCGCCGCCTTGCTGGGGCTCGTGCTGCTAGCGTGCGGCATCGCGATGGTGCGTGCTCCCAAGCAGCCGCAGCGGGCGCGCCGCCTGCTGTTCGCCTCGCTGATCTATCTGCCGGTGGTCCTGCTGATAATGGTGGTCGACCGGATTTGA
- a CDS encoding cytochrome c oxidase subunit 3 has translation MTTTTAKIRPLLAPRRAGYRDSGDEERERPVISSGMLAVLMLIASEMMLFSGLIGSFLIFRLSAPFWPPPTLPRLPLDVTWANTFVLLFSAVTMYLAVRAVHKSRQRLLRRWLVVTAVLGTTFLTVQGSEWIRLVAHGLTLKSGSYGGTFYLLIGCHGLHVTAAVIWLVAVTWVAMRGRYNAHNAGGVERIAAFWFFVCAIWPVLFELVYRL, from the coding sequence GTGACCACGACCACCGCCAAGATTCGCCCGCTCCTCGCGCCGCGCAGGGCAGGGTATCGGGACTCCGGCGACGAAGAGCGCGAGCGTCCGGTCATTTCCAGCGGGATGCTAGCGGTGCTGATGCTAATCGCATCGGAGATGATGCTGTTCAGCGGGCTGATCGGTTCGTTCCTGATCTTCCGCTTGTCGGCTCCGTTTTGGCCGCCGCCCACGTTGCCGCGGCTCCCGCTCGACGTCACCTGGGCAAACACCTTCGTGCTGCTGTTCAGCGCGGTCACGATGTACCTGGCGGTCCGAGCGGTGCACAAGAGCCGTCAGCGGCTGCTCCGCCGATGGCTGGTCGTGACCGCGGTCCTGGGCACCACTTTTCTGACCGTGCAGGGGTCCGAATGGATTCGTCTCGTCGCGCACGGCCTCACCCTTAAGAGCGGCAGCTACGGGGGGACCTTCTATTTGCTGATCGGATGCCACGGTCTGCATGTGACCGCGGCGGTAATCTGGCTGGTTGCCGTGACGTGGGTTGCGATGCGCGGTCGATACAATGCGCACAACGCCGGCGGTGTCGAGCGTATCGCGGCGTTCTGGTTTTTTGTTTGCGCGATTTGGCCGGTGTTGTTCGAGCTGGTCTACCGGCTGTAG
- a CDS encoding heme-copper oxidase subunit III gives MSEAAAAEVHGHEAIVDQTEPSLTPGNSGKLGMWVFLAGDAMTFGAGIAAYGALRYQNVNWPDPADWLGISLTAVMTFILICSSVTMVEALSGINHGNVQKMQRFLALTVLGGIAFLACQAFEWHHLIWGEQLSIKTSLFAATFFILTGFHGMHVTGGVIYLGTLLTRSFQRTFTVSDARLVEVAGLYWHFVDLVWILIFTFVYLI, from the coding sequence ATGAGCGAGGCTGCGGCAGCAGAGGTCCACGGACACGAAGCGATAGTCGATCAGACTGAACCGTCATTGACGCCCGGCAATTCCGGGAAGCTCGGAATGTGGGTATTCCTGGCCGGCGATGCGATGACTTTCGGCGCGGGCATCGCCGCCTATGGCGCGCTGCGTTATCAGAACGTCAACTGGCCGGACCCCGCCGATTGGCTCGGCATCTCGCTTACCGCGGTGATGACCTTCATCCTGATCTGTTCCAGCGTCACGATGGTCGAGGCGCTGTCGGGAATTAATCACGGCAACGTGCAGAAGATGCAGCGGTTCCTCGCCCTGACGGTGCTCGGCGGGATCGCGTTCCTCGCCTGCCAGGCTTTTGAATGGCACCACCTGATCTGGGGCGAGCAACTCTCGATAAAGACTAGCCTGTTCGCCGCGACATTCTTTATTTTAACGGGGTTTCACGGGATGCACGTGACCGGCGGGGTCATTTATCTCGGCACCCTGCTGACGCGTTCCTTTCAGCGCACCTTCACGGTCAGCGATGCGCGATTGGTCGAGGTCGCAGGTCTGTACTGGCACTTCGTCGATCTCGTCTGGATCCTGATCTTTACGTTTGTGTATTTGATTTGA
- a CDS encoding cytochrome C oxidase subunit IV family protein codes for MATEAVVHQAHQAHGEPNYIAIFIYLAVLTAVELLVYAMGFTTVLKVGLLVALALAKAVLVAMYFMHLSFERRPLWIIAGIPLVLVAFCYLMLRPDLSARAWTSQPHPEQAVGVREGSETSAPAPPAESAAPQS; via the coding sequence ATGGCGACTGAGGCGGTAGTACATCAGGCTCACCAAGCGCACGGCGAGCCCAACTACATAGCAATTTTCATTTATTTGGCGGTCCTGACCGCAGTCGAACTGCTGGTTTATGCGATGGGGTTCACGACGGTTCTCAAAGTTGGACTCTTAGTCGCGCTCGCCCTCGCCAAGGCGGTGCTGGTCGCTATGTATTTCATGCATCTATCGTTCGAACGTAGGCCGCTATGGATCATCGCCGGCATCCCCCTGGTCCTGGTTGCCTTCTGCTACCTGATGCTGCGGCCGGACCTGAGCGCGCGCGCCTGGACCAGTCAGCCCCATCCGGAACAAGCGGTAGGGGTACGCGAAGGATCCGAAACTTCTGCGCCCGCCCCGCCGGCGGAATCCGCAGCTCCGCAGTCTTAG
- a CDS encoding DUF420 domain-containing protein, whose amino-acid sequence MAYTSLAPLNAILNATATVLLLAGFVFIKRKQVAAHRACMLSALAVSAVFLISYLTYHYHVGEVRFSGTGWVRPLYFLILIPHVMLAGLIVPLALATAYFALRTRFTTHRKMARWTWPLWIYVSITGVVIYFMLYRLYTPIMP is encoded by the coding sequence ATGGCCTACACCTCACTCGCACCACTCAACGCGATATTGAACGCCACCGCGACGGTACTCCTGCTCGCGGGCTTCGTCTTCATCAAGCGCAAACAAGTCGCCGCCCACCGTGCCTGCATGCTCTCCGCTCTGGCCGTGTCCGCGGTCTTCCTGATTTCCTATCTGACTTATCACTACCACGTGGGCGAAGTGCGCTTCAGCGGCACTGGGTGGGTCCGCCCGCTGTATTTCCTGATCCTCATTCCACACGTGATGCTCGCCGGTCTGATAGTGCCGCTCGCACTGGCCACCGCATACTTCGCCCTCCGGACCCGCTTCACGACCCATCGCAAAATGGCCCGCTGGACCTGGCCCCTATGGATCTATGTCTCCATAACCGGCGTAGTCATCTACTTCATGCTGTACCGCCTCTACACCCCGATAATGCCGTAG